One Panicum virgatum strain AP13 chromosome 9K, P.virgatum_v5, whole genome shotgun sequence genomic region harbors:
- the LOC120651108 gene encoding ATP-dependent 6-phosphofructokinase 5, chloroplastic-like isoform X1 has protein sequence MALAPSMDYAGSVSSGQKHLGCFRVHTSSRLQCVGYDKKSRTNQFVVRAISVDRPQLDLSNPNWKKQFQEDFGKRFSLPHLRDVIDVEPRPTTFSLKSRTPLKNVNGSVQESWNGYVNDDDRVLLKVIKFASPTSAGADCIDPDCSWVEQWVHRAGPRKQIYFEPQYVKAGIVTCGGLCPGLNDVIRQIVLTLEKYGVKNIVGIQHGFRGFFEDHLSEVPVRVFSTSLISVYIFLGTFIKMFKGTWLFSFIQLSRHVVQNINLAGGSFLGVSRGGAKISDIVDSIQARRLDMLFVLGGNGTHAGANAIHEECRKRKLQVSIVCVPKTIDNDILLMDKTFGFDTAVEAAQRAINSAYIEAHSAFHGIGLVKLMGRSSGFITMHASLSSGQVDICLIPEVPFILDGPNGVLRHLEHLIETKGFALVCVAEGAGQEYLQKSNATDASGNMVLGDIGVHLQQKIKSHFKDIGVHSDVKYIDPTYMLRAVRANASDAILCTVLGQNAVHGAFAGFSGITTGVCNTHNVYLPIPEVIKSTRFVDPNSRMWHRCLTSTGQPDFH, from the exons ATGGCTCTAGCACCGTCAATGGACTATGCTGGTTCAGTTAGCTCAGGCCAGAAGCACCTGGGCTGTTTTCGAGTGCACACTAGCAGTAGGTTGCAATGTGTGGGATATGACAAGAAATCAAGAACAAATCAGTTTGTTGTTAGAGCCATATCTGTGGATCGTCCACAACTAGATTTGTCAAATCCAAACTGGAAGAAGCAGTTTCAGGAGGATTTTGGTAAGCGCTTCAGCTTGCCACATTTAAGAGATGTGATTGATGTGGAACCGAGGCCAACAACTTTTTCTCTGAAGAGCAG GACTCCTCTCAAGAATGTAAATGGTTCTGTGCAAGAATCATGGAATGGCTATGTGAACGATGATGACAGAGTACTTTTGAAG GTTATTAAGTTTGCCTCACCAACATCTGCTGGAGCTGATTGCATTGACCCTGATTGTAGTTGGGTTGAACAATG GGTACACCGTGCTGGTCCACGTAAACAAATATATTTCGAGCCTCAATATGTAAAGGCTGGGATTGTAACATGTGGTGGGCTCTGCCCTGGTCTCAATGATGTCATCCGGCAG ATTGTGCTTACACTAGAAAAATATGGAGTCAAAAACATTGTTGGGATACAACATGGGTTCCGTGGATTTTTTGAGGATCACTTATCAGAAGTGCCAGTAAGAGTCTTTTCTACTTCATTAATATCTGTATACATTTTTTTAGGAACATTTATAAAAATGTTTAAGGGAACTTGGCTCTTTTCTTTCATTCAGCTTTCTAGGCACGTAGTCCAAAATATCAATCTTGCTGGTGGTAGCTTCTTAGGAGTTTCTCGTGGTGGTGCAAAAATTTCAGACATTGTTGACAGTATTCAG GCGAGGAGGCTTGACATGCTCTTTGTACTAGGTGGAAACGGAACTCATGCTGGAGCTAATGCTATACATGAAGAG TGCCGCAAGAGAAAACTGCAAGTGTCGATTGTTTGTGTCCCCAAAACGATTGAcaatgacatattactgatggACAAGACATTTGGATTTGATACTGCAGTGGAAGCAGCACAAAGAGCTATCAACTCAGCATATATTGAG GCACATTCTGCATTTCATGGCATCGGACTGGTCAAGCTGATGGGGAGAAGCAGTGGTTTCATCACAATGCATGCCTCTCTGTCCAGTGGACAAGTAGATATCTGCCTGATACCTGAG GTACCATTCATTCTTGATGGGCCGAACGGAGTTCTTCGACATCTTGAGCACTTGATAGAGACCAAGGGATTTGCTCTTGTTTGTGTTGCTGAAGGAGCAGGGCAG GAATATCTGCAGAAGTCAAATGCAACTGATGCATCAGGCAACATGGTTCTTGGTGACATCGGTGTCCACCTTCAGCAGAAG ATCAAATCTCATTTCAAGGATATAGGAGTCCATTCTGATGTTAAGTATATCGATCCCACATACATGCTCCGTGCAGTGCGTGCCAATGCATCTGATGCCATCCTGTGCACTGTGCTGGGTCAGAACGCT GTACATGGCGCGTTTGCAGGTTTCAGTGGCATCACAACAGGGGTGTGCAACACGCACAATGTGTACTTACCAATACCAGAAGTCATCAAGTCCACAAGATTCGTCGATCCAAACAGCCGGATGTGGCATCGGTGCCTGACGTCAACAGGGCAACCAGACTTCCACTGA
- the LOC120651108 gene encoding ATP-dependent 6-phosphofructokinase 5, chloroplastic-like isoform X2 produces the protein MALAPSMDYAGSVSSGQKHLGCFRVHTSSRLQCVGYDKKSRTNQFVVRAISVDRPQLDLSNPNWKKQFQEDFGKRFSLPHLRDVIDVEPRPTTFSLKSRTPLKNVNGSVQESWNGYVNDDDRVLLKVIKFASPTSAGADCIDPDCSWVEQWVHRAGPRKQIYFEPQYVKAGIVTCGGLCPGLNDVIRQIVLTLEKYGVKNIVGIQHGFRGFFEDHLSEVPLSRHVVQNINLAGGSFLGVSRGGAKISDIVDSIQARRLDMLFVLGGNGTHAGANAIHEECRKRKLQVSIVCVPKTIDNDILLMDKTFGFDTAVEAAQRAINSAYIEAHSAFHGIGLVKLMGRSSGFITMHASLSSGQVDICLIPEVPFILDGPNGVLRHLEHLIETKGFALVCVAEGAGQEYLQKSNATDASGNMVLGDIGVHLQQKIKSHFKDIGVHSDVKYIDPTYMLRAVRANASDAILCTVLGQNAVHGAFAGFSGITTGVCNTHNVYLPIPEVIKSTRFVDPNSRMWHRCLTSTGQPDFH, from the exons ATGGCTCTAGCACCGTCAATGGACTATGCTGGTTCAGTTAGCTCAGGCCAGAAGCACCTGGGCTGTTTTCGAGTGCACACTAGCAGTAGGTTGCAATGTGTGGGATATGACAAGAAATCAAGAACAAATCAGTTTGTTGTTAGAGCCATATCTGTGGATCGTCCACAACTAGATTTGTCAAATCCAAACTGGAAGAAGCAGTTTCAGGAGGATTTTGGTAAGCGCTTCAGCTTGCCACATTTAAGAGATGTGATTGATGTGGAACCGAGGCCAACAACTTTTTCTCTGAAGAGCAG GACTCCTCTCAAGAATGTAAATGGTTCTGTGCAAGAATCATGGAATGGCTATGTGAACGATGATGACAGAGTACTTTTGAAG GTTATTAAGTTTGCCTCACCAACATCTGCTGGAGCTGATTGCATTGACCCTGATTGTAGTTGGGTTGAACAATG GGTACACCGTGCTGGTCCACGTAAACAAATATATTTCGAGCCTCAATATGTAAAGGCTGGGATTGTAACATGTGGTGGGCTCTGCCCTGGTCTCAATGATGTCATCCGGCAG ATTGTGCTTACACTAGAAAAATATGGAGTCAAAAACATTGTTGGGATACAACATGGGTTCCGTGGATTTTTTGAGGATCACTTATCAGAAGTGCCA CTTTCTAGGCACGTAGTCCAAAATATCAATCTTGCTGGTGGTAGCTTCTTAGGAGTTTCTCGTGGTGGTGCAAAAATTTCAGACATTGTTGACAGTATTCAG GCGAGGAGGCTTGACATGCTCTTTGTACTAGGTGGAAACGGAACTCATGCTGGAGCTAATGCTATACATGAAGAG TGCCGCAAGAGAAAACTGCAAGTGTCGATTGTTTGTGTCCCCAAAACGATTGAcaatgacatattactgatggACAAGACATTTGGATTTGATACTGCAGTGGAAGCAGCACAAAGAGCTATCAACTCAGCATATATTGAG GCACATTCTGCATTTCATGGCATCGGACTGGTCAAGCTGATGGGGAGAAGCAGTGGTTTCATCACAATGCATGCCTCTCTGTCCAGTGGACAAGTAGATATCTGCCTGATACCTGAG GTACCATTCATTCTTGATGGGCCGAACGGAGTTCTTCGACATCTTGAGCACTTGATAGAGACCAAGGGATTTGCTCTTGTTTGTGTTGCTGAAGGAGCAGGGCAG GAATATCTGCAGAAGTCAAATGCAACTGATGCATCAGGCAACATGGTTCTTGGTGACATCGGTGTCCACCTTCAGCAGAAG ATCAAATCTCATTTCAAGGATATAGGAGTCCATTCTGATGTTAAGTATATCGATCCCACATACATGCTCCGTGCAGTGCGTGCCAATGCATCTGATGCCATCCTGTGCACTGTGCTGGGTCAGAACGCT GTACATGGCGCGTTTGCAGGTTTCAGTGGCATCACAACAGGGGTGTGCAACACGCACAATGTGTACTTACCAATACCAGAAGTCATCAAGTCCACAAGATTCGTCGATCCAAACAGCCGGATGTGGCATCGGTGCCTGACGTCAACAGGGCAACCAGACTTCCACTGA
- the LOC120651106 gene encoding meiosis-specific protein PAIR3-like isoform X2, with protein MEVEMPHIHKATSSDYLSLASSQYPSGKFPKVSVGITIPRAGSMSRGKDATPAFDRNLSQVTDGISRPPKGDNTSIRVSQEAAKKDGSAKGGPETGSVMKVSVSQPDGNACEQTGTFSFGTRREQGSSLDKLETPEFIISQRKQNLEFADRIKPSSEMLRMKLWEILGGISQNKQAVASPNPDDFKTPDQPKSQTVKAPSSGNKEGFTSPFPDNIKTPDPLTRQTANFTKCKPSLDPIESDSDSPKVVEIKPVTRSLGRKKEPAACKQQSLSAKKPLSTFRSTPKKKMLDNVFTFNEKCTPKTVVKHAIGGSVSLRNLRSSNRKAKVEAQKVNYSDRISDKTTQDDKEGKLSSRNTPSDNKIEKATSFSSLSRAGKTAESCSRSPKRARKVNVMAKVGPRKMQFLENLLAKTRNDEQTKLYSPHKISLKSKENDSSTSPPENSDRSPHGHTAAENNFNSPSKAANPSPEPKIYPWDHDVSPEITGKFGQKVASPWTDRFRDMPDDYPSPTLAPNVNTSPQISKGLDGDLYSSKYPKSVGRSRSSSLASDPESEPLGEMDKTTELPGSESPASSEERENSKQPSLSPPSPTEDEGYKSHKWLSDIDVSDKSPLEHAGRKSNLKEGRMSKRRLSSGTQETIISEKEQEQCPENYLTRAFDQLILVLGRFQTKIKAETTKKSSEILAATGEIIRQHLEGVEVQMQADVDKLVNVGKSKRKRLESTFEEQQEKLRILHEKFKEEVNKQLLDCRNSLEDFESYHAELKGVADKQKLSHKKLIVNAEKTVGAQINDAEAEIAEVQKRARKRMNGLKYVLKELIAETAD; from the exons ATGGAAGTTGAGATGCCACACATCCATAAA GCTACTTCAAGTGATTATTTGAGTTTAGCCAGCAGCCAGTATCCATCTGGTAAATTCCCTAAGGTCTCAGTTGGTATCACAATCCCAAGGGCAGGTTCCATGTCAAGAGGCAAAGATGCTACCCCTGCATTTGATAGGAACTTGTCTCAGGTTACTGATGGAATATCCAGACCACCAAAGGGTGATAATACTTCAATTCGGGTCTCACAAGAAGCTGCAAAGAAGGATGGATCCGCTAAAGGGGGGCCTGAAACTGGCTCTGTTATGAAGGTTTCTGTATCACAACCTGATGGTAATGCATGTGAGCAAACTGGGACCTTTTCTTTTGGAACAAGAAGAGAACAAGGCAGCAGCCTCGATAAATTGGAGACGCCAGAATTTATAATTTCCCAACGGAAGCAGAACTTGGAATTTGCAGATAGAATCAAGCCCAGTAGTGAGATGCTCAGGATGAAGCTGTGGGAGATCCTTGGTGGCATTTCACAAAACAAGCAGGCTGTTGCTTCACCAAACCCTGATGACTTCAAGACACCTGATCAACCTAAAAGTCAAACCGTCAAAGCACCATCTTCAGGGAACAAGGAAGGTTTCACCTCACCTTTTCCTGATAACATCAAGACACCAGATCCACTGACTCGTCAAACGGCGAACTTTACAAAGTGTAAACCGTCCCTTGATCCAATTGAGTCAGATTCCGATAGTCCAAAAGTTGTTGAAATAAAACCTGTTACTCGCTCCTTGGGACGTAAGAAAGAACCAGCAGCCTGCAAACAGCAAAGTCTAAGTGCAAAGAAACCATTGTCTACTTTTCGCTCTACACCAAAGAAGAAAATGCTGGACAATGTGTTTACCTTCAATGAGAAATGCACTCCTAAAACAGTGGTAAAACATGCAATTGGTGGCTCTGTCAGCTTAAGAAATCTCAGAAGCTCAAATAGGAAAGCTAAAGTTGAGGCTCAGAAGGTAAATTATTCAGATAGAATCTCTGATAAGACCACGCAGGATGACAAGGAAGGAAAGCTATCTTCTAGAAACACACCATCTGATAACAAGATAGAGAAGGCtacttccttttcttctttgtcCCGAGCTGGAAAGACTGCTGAGAGCTGTTCTCGAAGCCCTAAAAGGGCAAGGAAAGTGAATGTGATGGCTAAGGTTGGGCCCCGGAAGATGcagtttttagaaaatttattaGCCAAGACGCGGAATGATGAACAAACTAAGCTCTATTCTCCTCACAAGATATCATTAAAGAGCAAGGAAAATGATTCTTCTACATCGCCACCGGAAAATTCAGACAGAAGCCCTCATGGACATACAGCAGCAGAAAATAATTTCAATTCTCCATCTAAGGCTGCTAACCCATCTCCTGAACCTAAAATATACCCATGGGATCATGATGTGAGTCCTGAGATAACTGGTAAATTTGGGCAGAAGGTTGCTAGTCCATGGACAGACAGATTCAGAGACATGCCAGATGATTATCCAAGCCCTACTCTTGCACCTAATGTAAACACATCCCCGCAAATAAGTAAAGGGCTAGATGGTGACCTATACTCTTCCAAGTACCCCAAAAGTGTGGGCAGGTCCAGATCAAGTTCCCTTGCCTCAGATCCAGAATCTGAGCCACTG GGTGAAATGGATAAAACCACCGAGCTACCTGGTAGTGAATCTCCTGCTTCTTcagaagaaagagaaaacagTAAACAACCATCTCTTTCGCCCCCTTCTCCAACTGAAGATGAAG GATATAAATCTCACAAATGGCTTTCAGATATTGATGTCTCAGATAAATCGCCCCTTGAGCATGCTGGTAGGAAATCAAATTTAAAAGAGGGCAGAATGAGCAAAAGACGCTTATCTTCTG gaaCGCAAGAAACTATAATATCAGAGAAAGAACAAGAACAATGCCCAGAGAACTACCTTACAAG GGCTTTTGATCAATTGATACTGGTGCTGGGAAGGTTCCAAACTAAGATCAAGGCTGAAACAACCAAGAAAAGTTCTGAGATACTTGCAGCTACTGGAGAGATAATACGGCAGCACCTTGAGGGGGTTGAGGTGCAGATGCAGGCTGATGT GGACAAGCTGGTCAATGTAGGCAAGTCTAAAAGGAAACGCCTAGAGTCAACATTTGAAG AGCAACAAGAAAAATTAAGGATTCTTCATGAGAAGTTCAAGGAGGAGGTCAACAAGCAGCTGCTGGATTGCAGGAATTCTCTTGAGGATTTTGAATCCTACCATGCAGAACTTAAGGGAGTAGCTGACAAGCAAA AATTGTCCCACAAGAAGCTCATTGTAAATGCTGAGAAGACAGTAGGTGCTCAGATCAATGATGCAGAAGCCGAAATTGCCGAGGTCCAGAAG AGAGCACGGAAGAGAATGAACGGCCTGAAATACGTGCTCAAGGAGCTGATTGCAGAAACTGCAGATTGA
- the LOC120651106 gene encoding meiosis-specific protein PAIR3-like isoform X3, with protein sequence MSRGKDATPAFDRNLSQVTDGISRPPKGDNTSIRVSQEAAKKDGSAKGGPETGSVMKVSVSQPDGNACEQTGTFSFGTRREQGSSLDKLETPEFIISQRKQNLEFADRIKPSSEMLRMKLWEILGGISQNKQAVASPNPDDFKTPDQPKSQTVKAPSSGNKEGFTSPFPDNIKTPDPLTRQTANFTKCKPSLDPIESDSDSPKVVEIKPVTRSLGRKKEPAACKQQSLSAKKPLSTFRSTPKKKMLDNVFTFNEKCTPKTVVKHAIGGSVSLRNLRSSNRKAKVEAQKVNYSDRISDKTTQDDKEGKLSSRNTPSDNKIEKATSFSSLSRAGKTAESCSRSPKRARKVNVMAKVGPRKMQFLENLLAKTRNDEQTKLYSPHKISLKSKENDSSTSPPENSDRSPHGHTAAENNFNSPSKAANPSPEPKIYPWDHDVSPEITGKFGQKVASPWTDRFRDMPDDYPSPTLAPNVNTSPQISKGLDGDLYSSKYPKSVGRSRSSSLASDPESEPLGEMDKTTELPGSESPASSEERENSKQPSLSPPSPTEDEGTKSSKQSFAKGYKSHKWLSDIDVSDKSPLEHAGRKSNLKEGRMSKRRLSSGTQETIISEKEQEQCPENYLTRAFDQLILVLGRFQTKIKAETTKKSSEILAATGEIIRQHLEGVEVQMQADVDKLVNVGKSKRKRLESTFEEQQEKLRILHEKFKEEVNKQLLDCRNSLEDFESYHAELKGVADKQKLSHKKLIVNAEKTVGAQINDAEAEIAEVQKRARKRMNGLKYVLKELIAETAD encoded by the exons ATGTCAAGAGGCAAAGATGCTACCCCTGCATTTGATAGGAACTTGTCTCAGGTTACTGATGGAATATCCAGACCACCAAAGGGTGATAATACTTCAATTCGGGTCTCACAAGAAGCTGCAAAGAAGGATGGATCCGCTAAAGGGGGGCCTGAAACTGGCTCTGTTATGAAGGTTTCTGTATCACAACCTGATGGTAATGCATGTGAGCAAACTGGGACCTTTTCTTTTGGAACAAGAAGAGAACAAGGCAGCAGCCTCGATAAATTGGAGACGCCAGAATTTATAATTTCCCAACGGAAGCAGAACTTGGAATTTGCAGATAGAATCAAGCCCAGTAGTGAGATGCTCAGGATGAAGCTGTGGGAGATCCTTGGTGGCATTTCACAAAACAAGCAGGCTGTTGCTTCACCAAACCCTGATGACTTCAAGACACCTGATCAACCTAAAAGTCAAACCGTCAAAGCACCATCTTCAGGGAACAAGGAAGGTTTCACCTCACCTTTTCCTGATAACATCAAGACACCAGATCCACTGACTCGTCAAACGGCGAACTTTACAAAGTGTAAACCGTCCCTTGATCCAATTGAGTCAGATTCCGATAGTCCAAAAGTTGTTGAAATAAAACCTGTTACTCGCTCCTTGGGACGTAAGAAAGAACCAGCAGCCTGCAAACAGCAAAGTCTAAGTGCAAAGAAACCATTGTCTACTTTTCGCTCTACACCAAAGAAGAAAATGCTGGACAATGTGTTTACCTTCAATGAGAAATGCACTCCTAAAACAGTGGTAAAACATGCAATTGGTGGCTCTGTCAGCTTAAGAAATCTCAGAAGCTCAAATAGGAAAGCTAAAGTTGAGGCTCAGAAGGTAAATTATTCAGATAGAATCTCTGATAAGACCACGCAGGATGACAAGGAAGGAAAGCTATCTTCTAGAAACACACCATCTGATAACAAGATAGAGAAGGCtacttccttttcttctttgtcCCGAGCTGGAAAGACTGCTGAGAGCTGTTCTCGAAGCCCTAAAAGGGCAAGGAAAGTGAATGTGATGGCTAAGGTTGGGCCCCGGAAGATGcagtttttagaaaatttattaGCCAAGACGCGGAATGATGAACAAACTAAGCTCTATTCTCCTCACAAGATATCATTAAAGAGCAAGGAAAATGATTCTTCTACATCGCCACCGGAAAATTCAGACAGAAGCCCTCATGGACATACAGCAGCAGAAAATAATTTCAATTCTCCATCTAAGGCTGCTAACCCATCTCCTGAACCTAAAATATACCCATGGGATCATGATGTGAGTCCTGAGATAACTGGTAAATTTGGGCAGAAGGTTGCTAGTCCATGGACAGACAGATTCAGAGACATGCCAGATGATTATCCAAGCCCTACTCTTGCACCTAATGTAAACACATCCCCGCAAATAAGTAAAGGGCTAGATGGTGACCTATACTCTTCCAAGTACCCCAAAAGTGTGGGCAGGTCCAGATCAAGTTCCCTTGCCTCAGATCCAGAATCTGAGCCACTG GGTGAAATGGATAAAACCACCGAGCTACCTGGTAGTGAATCTCCTGCTTCTTcagaagaaagagaaaacagTAAACAACCATCTCTTTCGCCCCCTTCTCCAACTGAAGATGAAGGTACTAAAAGTTCCAAGCAAAGCTTTGCAAAAG GATATAAATCTCACAAATGGCTTTCAGATATTGATGTCTCAGATAAATCGCCCCTTGAGCATGCTGGTAGGAAATCAAATTTAAAAGAGGGCAGAATGAGCAAAAGACGCTTATCTTCTG gaaCGCAAGAAACTATAATATCAGAGAAAGAACAAGAACAATGCCCAGAGAACTACCTTACAAG GGCTTTTGATCAATTGATACTGGTGCTGGGAAGGTTCCAAACTAAGATCAAGGCTGAAACAACCAAGAAAAGTTCTGAGATACTTGCAGCTACTGGAGAGATAATACGGCAGCACCTTGAGGGGGTTGAGGTGCAGATGCAGGCTGATGT GGACAAGCTGGTCAATGTAGGCAAGTCTAAAAGGAAACGCCTAGAGTCAACATTTGAAG AGCAACAAGAAAAATTAAGGATTCTTCATGAGAAGTTCAAGGAGGAGGTCAACAAGCAGCTGCTGGATTGCAGGAATTCTCTTGAGGATTTTGAATCCTACCATGCAGAACTTAAGGGAGTAGCTGACAAGCAAA AATTGTCCCACAAGAAGCTCATTGTAAATGCTGAGAAGACAGTAGGTGCTCAGATCAATGATGCAGAAGCCGAAATTGCCGAGGTCCAGAAG AGAGCACGGAAGAGAATGAACGGCCTGAAATACGTGCTCAAGGAGCTGATTGCAGAAACTGCAGATTGA
- the LOC120651106 gene encoding meiosis-specific protein PAIR3-like isoform X1: protein MEVEMPHIHKATSSDYLSLASSQYPSGKFPKVSVGITIPRAGSMSRGKDATPAFDRNLSQVTDGISRPPKGDNTSIRVSQEAAKKDGSAKGGPETGSVMKVSVSQPDGNACEQTGTFSFGTRREQGSSLDKLETPEFIISQRKQNLEFADRIKPSSEMLRMKLWEILGGISQNKQAVASPNPDDFKTPDQPKSQTVKAPSSGNKEGFTSPFPDNIKTPDPLTRQTANFTKCKPSLDPIESDSDSPKVVEIKPVTRSLGRKKEPAACKQQSLSAKKPLSTFRSTPKKKMLDNVFTFNEKCTPKTVVKHAIGGSVSLRNLRSSNRKAKVEAQKVNYSDRISDKTTQDDKEGKLSSRNTPSDNKIEKATSFSSLSRAGKTAESCSRSPKRARKVNVMAKVGPRKMQFLENLLAKTRNDEQTKLYSPHKISLKSKENDSSTSPPENSDRSPHGHTAAENNFNSPSKAANPSPEPKIYPWDHDVSPEITGKFGQKVASPWTDRFRDMPDDYPSPTLAPNVNTSPQISKGLDGDLYSSKYPKSVGRSRSSSLASDPESEPLGEMDKTTELPGSESPASSEERENSKQPSLSPPSPTEDEGTKSSKQSFAKGYKSHKWLSDIDVSDKSPLEHAGRKSNLKEGRMSKRRLSSGTQETIISEKEQEQCPENYLTRAFDQLILVLGRFQTKIKAETTKKSSEILAATGEIIRQHLEGVEVQMQADVDKLVNVGKSKRKRLESTFEEQQEKLRILHEKFKEEVNKQLLDCRNSLEDFESYHAELKGVADKQKLSHKKLIVNAEKTVGAQINDAEAEIAEVQKRARKRMNGLKYVLKELIAETAD from the exons ATGGAAGTTGAGATGCCACACATCCATAAA GCTACTTCAAGTGATTATTTGAGTTTAGCCAGCAGCCAGTATCCATCTGGTAAATTCCCTAAGGTCTCAGTTGGTATCACAATCCCAAGGGCAGGTTCCATGTCAAGAGGCAAAGATGCTACCCCTGCATTTGATAGGAACTTGTCTCAGGTTACTGATGGAATATCCAGACCACCAAAGGGTGATAATACTTCAATTCGGGTCTCACAAGAAGCTGCAAAGAAGGATGGATCCGCTAAAGGGGGGCCTGAAACTGGCTCTGTTATGAAGGTTTCTGTATCACAACCTGATGGTAATGCATGTGAGCAAACTGGGACCTTTTCTTTTGGAACAAGAAGAGAACAAGGCAGCAGCCTCGATAAATTGGAGACGCCAGAATTTATAATTTCCCAACGGAAGCAGAACTTGGAATTTGCAGATAGAATCAAGCCCAGTAGTGAGATGCTCAGGATGAAGCTGTGGGAGATCCTTGGTGGCATTTCACAAAACAAGCAGGCTGTTGCTTCACCAAACCCTGATGACTTCAAGACACCTGATCAACCTAAAAGTCAAACCGTCAAAGCACCATCTTCAGGGAACAAGGAAGGTTTCACCTCACCTTTTCCTGATAACATCAAGACACCAGATCCACTGACTCGTCAAACGGCGAACTTTACAAAGTGTAAACCGTCCCTTGATCCAATTGAGTCAGATTCCGATAGTCCAAAAGTTGTTGAAATAAAACCTGTTACTCGCTCCTTGGGACGTAAGAAAGAACCAGCAGCCTGCAAACAGCAAAGTCTAAGTGCAAAGAAACCATTGTCTACTTTTCGCTCTACACCAAAGAAGAAAATGCTGGACAATGTGTTTACCTTCAATGAGAAATGCACTCCTAAAACAGTGGTAAAACATGCAATTGGTGGCTCTGTCAGCTTAAGAAATCTCAGAAGCTCAAATAGGAAAGCTAAAGTTGAGGCTCAGAAGGTAAATTATTCAGATAGAATCTCTGATAAGACCACGCAGGATGACAAGGAAGGAAAGCTATCTTCTAGAAACACACCATCTGATAACAAGATAGAGAAGGCtacttccttttcttctttgtcCCGAGCTGGAAAGACTGCTGAGAGCTGTTCTCGAAGCCCTAAAAGGGCAAGGAAAGTGAATGTGATGGCTAAGGTTGGGCCCCGGAAGATGcagtttttagaaaatttattaGCCAAGACGCGGAATGATGAACAAACTAAGCTCTATTCTCCTCACAAGATATCATTAAAGAGCAAGGAAAATGATTCTTCTACATCGCCACCGGAAAATTCAGACAGAAGCCCTCATGGACATACAGCAGCAGAAAATAATTTCAATTCTCCATCTAAGGCTGCTAACCCATCTCCTGAACCTAAAATATACCCATGGGATCATGATGTGAGTCCTGAGATAACTGGTAAATTTGGGCAGAAGGTTGCTAGTCCATGGACAGACAGATTCAGAGACATGCCAGATGATTATCCAAGCCCTACTCTTGCACCTAATGTAAACACATCCCCGCAAATAAGTAAAGGGCTAGATGGTGACCTATACTCTTCCAAGTACCCCAAAAGTGTGGGCAGGTCCAGATCAAGTTCCCTTGCCTCAGATCCAGAATCTGAGCCACTG GGTGAAATGGATAAAACCACCGAGCTACCTGGTAGTGAATCTCCTGCTTCTTcagaagaaagagaaaacagTAAACAACCATCTCTTTCGCCCCCTTCTCCAACTGAAGATGAAGGTACTAAAAGTTCCAAGCAAAGCTTTGCAAAAG GATATAAATCTCACAAATGGCTTTCAGATATTGATGTCTCAGATAAATCGCCCCTTGAGCATGCTGGTAGGAAATCAAATTTAAAAGAGGGCAGAATGAGCAAAAGACGCTTATCTTCTG gaaCGCAAGAAACTATAATATCAGAGAAAGAACAAGAACAATGCCCAGAGAACTACCTTACAAG GGCTTTTGATCAATTGATACTGGTGCTGGGAAGGTTCCAAACTAAGATCAAGGCTGAAACAACCAAGAAAAGTTCTGAGATACTTGCAGCTACTGGAGAGATAATACGGCAGCACCTTGAGGGGGTTGAGGTGCAGATGCAGGCTGATGT GGACAAGCTGGTCAATGTAGGCAAGTCTAAAAGGAAACGCCTAGAGTCAACATTTGAAG AGCAACAAGAAAAATTAAGGATTCTTCATGAGAAGTTCAAGGAGGAGGTCAACAAGCAGCTGCTGGATTGCAGGAATTCTCTTGAGGATTTTGAATCCTACCATGCAGAACTTAAGGGAGTAGCTGACAAGCAAA AATTGTCCCACAAGAAGCTCATTGTAAATGCTGAGAAGACAGTAGGTGCTCAGATCAATGATGCAGAAGCCGAAATTGCCGAGGTCCAGAAG AGAGCACGGAAGAGAATGAACGGCCTGAAATACGTGCTCAAGGAGCTGATTGCAGAAACTGCAGATTGA